The Caloenas nicobarica isolate bCalNic1 chromosome Z, bCalNic1.hap1, whole genome shotgun sequence genome has a segment encoding these proteins:
- the LOC136002107 gene encoding cyclin-dependent kinase 4 inhibitor B-like produces MEESPRGDGFGDRLCSAAARGDREEVRKLLDAGADPNGINSFGRTPLQVMMLGSPRVAELLLQRGADPNRPDPRTGCFPAHDAARAGFLETLAALHRAGARLDLPDGRGRLPLDVAAGGPHGAVGRYLRHPPPLPAAAPAAGPAAEGAAR; encoded by the exons ATGGAGGAGTCTCCCCGGGGCGATGGCTTCGGCGACCGGCTGtgcagcgccgccgcccgcggggACCGCGAGGAGGTGCGGAAGCTCCTGGACGCGGGCGCGGATCCCAACGGGATCAACTCCTTCGGGAGGACCCCGCTCCAG GTGATGATGCTGGGCAGCCCGCGGGTGGccgagctgctgctccagcgcgGAGCGGACCCCAACCGGCCCGACCCGCGCACCGGCTGCTTCCCGGCCCACGACGCGGCCCGCGCCGGCTTCCTGGAGACGCTGGCGGCGCTGCACCGCGCCGGGGCGCGCCTCGACCTGCCCGACGGCCGCGGCCGCCTCCCCCTGGACGTGGCGGCGGGGGGCCCGCACGGAGCGGTGGGCCGCTACCTGCGCCAcccgccgcccctccccgccgccgcacCGGCAGCCGGGCCGGCCGCGGAGGGGGCTGCGCGCTGA